A single region of the Larimichthys crocea isolate SSNF unplaced genomic scaffold, L_crocea_2.0 scaffold288, whole genome shotgun sequence genome encodes:
- the LOC109138881 gene encoding OX-2 membrane glycoprotein-like has protein sequence MHRRLSFSSPVISPLERTCCCIEQVYGDSAAAMTRHPVLYLLYYFAFFHKGQAAPVQTQLTVMAAVGDEACLSCQLTQPKEVLQVTWQKLSPEGEKNVATSTKYFGRQVNRGFRDKVEFKDAGLQNSSIVIRNVTEQDEGCYACLFNSNPEGALTGRTCLKVYELHEPVLHVESNSAEEAVVSCSATGRPAPTVTLRVLQQDLHLSNYSSVSVTNTNSTVTVTSTAVLSGFHDDRTQVGCAVRVLSGPQKEVLMMIPEVKQSSADGFDEKSGSNNRDHSTILISVSLVVVVCGILTLVFLRRKRRNQISLTHRNVKMNEMVQVTVKDTEETGASSDTQDKVQIRRRTFSEKSQGYAICISQVRYWLQM, from the exons ATGCACCGCAGACTTTCTTTCAGTTCCCCTGTGATCAGCCCTTTAGAAAG GACTTGCTGCTGCATTGAACAGGTCTATGGCGACAGTGCAGCAGCGATGACACGTCATCCAGTTTTATATTTGCTTTATTACTTTGCATTCTTTCATAAAG GTCAAGCAGCTCCGGTACAAACACAGCTCACTGTGATGGCAGCAGTCGGAGATGAGGCTTGTTTGAGCTGTCAGCTGACTCAACCTAAAGAAGTTCTTCAAGTCACCTGGCAGAAACTTTCACCTGAGGGAGAGAAGAATGTTGCAACATCCACCAAATACTTTGGTCGTCAGGTGAATCGTGGCTTCAGAGATAAAGTGGAGTTTAAAGATGCTGGACTGCAGAACAGCTCCATAGTTATCAGGAACGTGACGGAGCAGGATGAAGGATGCTATGCCTGTTTGTTCAACTCCAACCCTGAAGGTGCTCTCACTGGTAGAACCTGCCTCAAAGTCTACG agctgcatgaaCCCGTCCTACATGTAGAGTCAAACTCTGCTGAAGAGGCAGTTGTGTCCTGCTCGGCCACAGGTCGACCTGCTCCCACAGTAACATTAAGAGTCCTGCAACAAGACCTCCACCTGTCAAACTACAGCTCTGTCAGTgtcaccaacaccaacagtaCAGTCACTGTCACCTCTACAGCTGTGCTGTCTGGTTTCCATGATGACCGCACACAGGTTGGATGTGCAGTACGAGTGCTCTCTGGTCCTCAGAAAgaggtgttgatgatgattcCTGAGGTCAAACAGTCGTCTGCTGATG GTTTTGATGAGAAATCTGGATCTAATAACCGTGATCACA GTACAATATTGATCAGTGTATCGTTGGTGGTGGTAGTCTGTGGTATTCTTACATTGGTCTTTCTCCGACGTAAACGAAGAAATCAAATCAG tctgacacacaggaaCGTTAAGATGAACGAGATGGTTCAAGTTACAGTCAAAGACACAGAAGA gACTGGAGCATCTTCAGATACACAGGACAAAGTTCAGATCAGGCGACGGACATTTTCAGAGAAGAGTCAG ggttatgccaTATGTATTAGTCAGGTGCGGTATTGGTTGCAGatgtag